A single region of the Salvia miltiorrhiza cultivar Shanhuang (shh) chromosome 8, IMPLAD_Smil_shh, whole genome shotgun sequence genome encodes:
- the LOC131001690 gene encoding uncharacterized protein LOC131001690: MDSEIVMHSGGCHCKRVRWKAEAPSSVVVWQCNCSDCSMRGNPHFVVPSQKFELNEDSKQFLTTYTFGTHTAKHIFCKVCGITSFYIPRSNPDGVAVSYKCIDPGTLKHVETRHFDGQNWENSFNKSGISSFSKVLPKGSCFSSPTSTA, encoded by the exons ATGGACTCTGAGATTGTCATGCACAGTGGTGGATGTCATTGCAAAAGAGTAAGGTGGAAAGCTGAAGCTCCTTCAAGTGTTGTAGTCTGGCAATGCAACTGTTCCGATTGCTCGATGAGAGGAAACCCTCACTTCGTTGTCCCATCTCAAAAATTCGAGCTCAACGAAGATTCCAAACAGTTCCTAACAACATACACATTTGGCACACACACAGCGAAGCACATATTCTGCAAAGTTTGTGGAATTACATCATTCTACATTCCAAGGTCGAATCCAGACGGCGTAGCTGTTTCATACAAATGCATAGATCCTGGAACACTAAAACATGTGGAGACGAGGCATTTCGATGGACAGAATTGGGAGAACTCATTCAATAAGTCAGGCATCTCCTCGTTTTCAAAGGTTCTCCCAAAAG GGAGCT